One Aggregicoccus sp. 17bor-14 genomic window, GCTCGCGTGCGATCCGGCGCTGCTCATCGCCGACGAGCCGACCACGGCGCTGGACGTGACCATCCAGGCGCAGATCCTCGACCTGCTCGGGCGCCTGCGCCGCGAGCGCGGCATGGCGGTGATGCTCATCACCCACGACCTGGGCGTGGTGGCCGAGACCTGCGAGCAGGTGCTCGTGATGTACGCGGGCCGCGTGGTGGAGCAGGCGCCCGCGGCCCGGCTCTTCGCGAGCCCGGCGCACCCCTACACGGCCGGGCTGCTGCGCTCCATTCCGTCCTCCAGGTCCTCGAAGACGCGGGGGCGACTGCAGGCCATCCCCGGCATCGTGCCCTCGCTGGGCAACCGCCCTGCAGGGTGCCGCTTCCGCGAGCGCTGCGAGCGCGCGCTCGAGGTGTGCGCCCGCATCGATCCGCCGCTCGCGCCGCAGCGCGACGGGCAGCTCGCCGCCTGCCACAACCCGGTGCCCGCGCCATGAGCGGGCCCCTGGTGCAGGTGAAGGACCTGCGCACCCACTTCCCCGTGCGCGGCGGGGTGCTCGGGCGCGTGCGCGGCACGGTGCGGGCCGTGGACGGGGTGAGCTTCGAGGTGGCGCGCGGCGAGACGCTGGGGCTGGTGGGCGAGAGCGGCTGCGGCAAGAGCACACTGGGCCGCAGCCTGCTGCGGCTCGTCGAGCCCACCTCGGGCTCGGTGCGCTTCGACGGCCAGGAGCTGGTGGGGATGCCTGCGCGCGAGCTGCGCGCGCTGCGCCGGCGCATGCAGCTCGTCTTCCAGGACCCCTACGCGAGCCTCAACCCGCGCCTCACGGTGCGCGAGATCGTCGGCGAGCCCTTCGCCATCCACGGGCTCGCGCGCGGGGCCGAGCGCGAGCGGCAGGTGCTCTCGCTGCTCGCGCTGATGGGCCTGCCGCGCGACGCGATGGACCGCTTCCCGCACGAGTTCAGCGGCGGGCAGCGCCAGCGCATCGGCATCGCGCGCAGCCTCGCGGTGCGCCCGGACCTGGTGGTGGCGGACGAGCCGATCAGCGCGCTGGACGTCTCCATCCAGGCGCAGATCGTGAACCTGCTGGTGGACCTGCAGCGCGAGCTGGGGCTCACCTACGTGTTCATCGCGCACGACCTGAAGATCGTGGAGTACATCTCCACGCGCGTGGCCGTGATGTACCTGGGGAAGATCGTGGAGCTGGCGGGCGCGGAAGACCTCTACCGCCGCCCCCGCCACCCCTACACGCAGGCGCTGCTCTCGGCGGTGCCCGAGGTGGACCCCGCGCTGCGCAAGGAGCGCCTCCTGCTGCAGGGAGACGTGCCCTCGCCGCTCGCGCCGCCGCCGGGCTGCGCCTTCCACCCGCGCTGTCCCTACGCCTTCGAGCGCTGCCGCCGCGAGGTGCCCCCGCTCTACGACGTGGGCGGCGGGCACGTGGCGGCCTGCCACCTCAACGATCCCGCTACCTCGTGAGGCGCACGTGTTCTGGCTGAGTCACCACCGGGCCTCTGAGCGGCACCGCACCGTGCGGCTGGGCGGCGTGCACGTGTGCGCGCGCTGCCTCGGCACCTATCCGGCGCTGGCGCTGGGGCTCGCGCTGCTCTTCACCCTGCGTGCACCCCTCGCGTGGCGCTGGGACGTGCCGGGGGTGCTGCTGCTCACGCTGCCCGCCCTGGTGGACTGGAGCGTGGGGCAGCTGCGGCCTGCGTGGGGCGGCAACGTGCAGCGCGCGCTCACGGGCGTGCTGCTGGGCGCCGCGCTCGCCCGCTCGCTGCACGTGCACCTGCAGCGCCCGCTGCCCCCGGTGCTCCTCGCGCAGGGCGCCCTGGTGACAGCCGTGGCGCTCCCTGTCATCGTCCTCCGGCTGCGGCGCGTAGACCCAAATGCGGGCCCGGCCGTTGAAGGAATGCAGGACGAGGGCCCGGATGGCCCGTGACGGGGGTGCGGTGGCAGCGGAGGCCTCAGACGAGCAGCTGATGCTCGCGTTCCGCGCGGGCGACGCGAGGGCGTTCGAGGCCCTCGTGCGCCGTCATCGCGGGCCCGTCTTCCACTTCATCCTCCGGTTCTCCGGGCAGCGGGCGCGCTCGGAGGACCTGCTGCAGGAGACCTGGCTCAAGGTGGTGCGCAGCGCCCGGGAGTACGAGCCGCGGGCCAAGTTCACGACCTGGCTCTACACGATCGCAAGGAACCTCTGCGTGGACAGTGCGCGAAAGGAGAGCTACCGGCAGACGGAGTCGCTCGAGGCGCCGGCCTCCGCGCGCGCAGAGGAGGGGGCGCGTCCGCTGGGCGAGGCGCTGCCGGACGGCGGCGCGAGCCCGGAGCGCGGCGCCCACGCGGCGCGGCTGCGCCCCCTGCTGGAGCGCGCGCTCGCGCAGCTCCCCGAGGAGCAGCGCGAGGTGTTCGTGCTGCGCGAGTACAGCGGCATCGCATTCAAGGAGATCGCCGAGGTGACGGGCGTGTCGGAGAACACCGTGAAGAGCCGCATGCGCTACGCGCTGGAGTCGCTGCGCCGCACGCTCGCGGCCCTCGGCGTGGACGGCGACCTCGCGGACGGCGAGAGGACGGTGGCCGGATGAAGCCCCAGTCGCCCCAAGGTCACGAGGACCGGCTGCTGGAGTACGCCTACGGGGAGCTGCCGCCCGCCGAGGCGCGCGCCGTGGAGGTGCACCTCGAGGACTGCCCGCGCTGCACCGAGTCCCTGCGGGAGATCC contains:
- a CDS encoding RNA polymerase sigma factor; translated protein: MARDGGAVAAEASDEQLMLAFRAGDARAFEALVRRHRGPVFHFILRFSGQRARSEDLLQETWLKVVRSAREYEPRAKFTTWLYTIARNLCVDSARKESYRQTESLEAPASARAEEGARPLGEALPDGGASPERGAHAARLRPLLERALAQLPEEQREVFVLREYSGIAFKEIAEVTGVSENTVKSRMRYALESLRRTLAALGVDGDLADGERTVAG
- a CDS encoding ABC transporter ATP-binding protein gives rise to the protein MSGPLVQVKDLRTHFPVRGGVLGRVRGTVRAVDGVSFEVARGETLGLVGESGCGKSTLGRSLLRLVEPTSGSVRFDGQELVGMPARELRALRRRMQLVFQDPYASLNPRLTVREIVGEPFAIHGLARGAERERQVLSLLALMGLPRDAMDRFPHEFSGGQRQRIGIARSLAVRPDLVVADEPISALDVSIQAQIVNLLVDLQRELGLTYVFIAHDLKIVEYISTRVAVMYLGKIVELAGAEDLYRRPRHPYTQALLSAVPEVDPALRKERLLLQGDVPSPLAPPPGCAFHPRCPYAFERCRREVPPLYDVGGGHVAACHLNDPATS
- a CDS encoding DUF2085 domain-containing protein, with product MFWLSHHRASERHRTVRLGGVHVCARCLGTYPALALGLALLFTLRAPLAWRWDVPGVLLLTLPALVDWSVGQLRPAWGGNVQRALTGVLLGAALARSLHVHLQRPLPPVLLAQGALVTAVALPVIVLRLRRVDPNAGPAVEGMQDEGPDGP